The following DNA comes from Deinococcus misasensis DSM 22328.
AAAATCTGGCTGGAAAGTGAACTCGGGAAGGGCACAGTGGCGGTGGTTCAGTTGCCCATTCAGGAACCCTGAATCCTCTCTTTCCCCGAGTACACGTTGAACCCGCCTTCCCTGAGAAACCCGATCAGGGTCAAATTGAAGGCATCTGCCAGTTCTGCGGCCAGCGAACTCGGGGCAGACAGGCCACACAACATGGGAATTCCGGCGGTGATGGTTTTTTGCACCAGTTCAAAGCTGAGCCTGCTGCTGACCAAGAGGGCGTGGTTTGGGGCCGGGAGTTGACCGTCCAGAAAAAGACGGCCCAGCAGTTTGTCCAGAGCGTTGTGCCGACCCACATCTTCCGTGAGGTGTTTCAGATACCCATCTGAATCAAACAGGGCACTGGCATGGATGCCTCCGGTGCTCTGGAAGGTGTGCTGGGCGGCCTGCAGCTGGGGAAGCATGCCCAGAATGTGCTCCGGGGTGAACGTCCAATCGGAGGTCAGAGGCCCACATCTGAGGCCCAGACGTTCAAAGCTGTTTTTTCCGCACACCCCGCATGCGCTGCTGGTGAAAAAGTGCCGTTCCAGACCAGAGAAATCTGGAATGGGGCCTTGCAGGGTGATCCGGAGGGTGTTTTCGGTGGGGATGGCCCCTTCAGGGGTGAAATGGGCCATGCTCTGGATCTGGGCCGGGTGACTCAAAACCCCTTCGCTGAACAGGAAACCTGCGGCCAGAGCCAGATCGTCTCCGGGGGTGCGCATGGTGATTGCCACCGTGCGCACCTCTTTTTTAAAGCAAAGCTGGATTTCCAGAGGTTCCTCAAGGGCCAGCAGGTCTGTGCGTTCAGACCTCTGGCCGTCTCGAAAAGCAG
Coding sequences within:
- the fdhD gene encoding formate dehydrogenase accessory sulfurtransferase FdhD, translated to MRDWTLTAFRDGQRSERTDLLALEEPLEIQLCFKKEVRTVAITMRTPGDDLALAAGFLFSEGVLSHPAQIQSMAHFTPEGAIPTENTLRITLQGPIPDFSGLERHFFTSSACGVCGKNSFERLGLRCGPLTSDWTFTPEHILGMLPQLQAAQHTFQSTGGIHASALFDSDGYLKHLTEDVGRHNALDKLLGRLFLDGQLPAPNHALLVSSRLSFELVQKTITAGIPMLCGLSAPSSLAAELADAFNLTLIGFLREGGFNVYSGKERIQGS